ATTTATGAAGTGAACGGACTAGATGGTGATGTTTACGTTATTGCACATGCTGTTATGTCTGGTTATCTATCGGATTGATCGCTTAATCTCTCAACCAATTTCAAATTTTAACTGGGCGTTGATGAAATATTCAGCGCCCTTTTTTTGTTTCCGGTTCTCACAGTGCCAATACTTTATACAACTATCTGGACAGGTTCTTTCCCATTGGAATCTAGTACTCAGAATGTCGACTTCTGTACCTGATTCGAGATTCATTTTTACATCACGACATTTTCGTTTGTAATGAAAACCTGACTTCTTTACCGAAGCGCTCGCCGCATATTTGCGGCGCCCTCTGCGTTTATACTAGCTCCAGCCCTTTACTCTGATCATAATTACTGGCAAAACCCTCGAAAAGTATGAGGAAAAACCACTGCTAATTAAACCTGCATCACATCATCAGCTCTTCATCCACAAAGGGTTGGTGAGGCTTCAGGCTTCCGTTTTGCATAAGGGCCTGGATGTGTCCCACAATTCGTTCCGCGGCCTTGCCGTCCCATTTTTCGGGGATGGATCCTGATTTCCAGCTGCCCGACATCAGTTTTTGGAGAGCTGGTTTTACCGAGTCAGGGTTGGTACCGATCAGCTCATTGGTTCCCTGGGTAATGGTTTCGGGGCGCTCGGTATTGTCACGAAGGGTCAGGCAGGGGATTCCCATTACCGTTGTCTCTTCCGTAATTCCTCCTGAATCGGTGATGACAGCGCGAGAATACTTCACCAGCCAGATAAACTGCAGATAGCCCAGAGGATCGGTATAAATCAGGTTCGGATGGGAAATGCCCAGGCCGTCCAGGATTTTCCGGGTTCGGGGATGTACCGGAAAGATAATCTTTTCATCCTCTGCACCCTCCACGATGTTTTCGACCAGATCTTTCAGCTTGCGCTCTTCATCCACATTGGCGGGACGGTGGAGGGTCATAACAAAGTAGCTGCCTTCTGAAAGATTCTGCTCATCCACAACGCCCGGCTTTTCCAGTCTTTCCAGGTTTCCTAGAAGCGTATCGATCATAGTATTTCCGACAAAGAAAATTTGTTCATCGCTTACTCCTTCATTCCTCAGGTTTTTATTGGCCACTTCGGATGTGGTAAAAAAGAAATCGGTAATGCTGTCCGTCGCCACACGGTTAATCTCCTCGGGCATGGTCCAGTCGCGCGAGCGGATACCGCCCTCTACATGGGCTATCTTCACTCCCATCTTCTTCGCGGTAATGGAGCATGCCATAGTGGAGGTTACATCGCCCACAACCATGCAGAGATCGGATTTCCGGTCCATGAGTACCTCTTCGTAGCGGGTCATGATGCGGCCGGTCTGTTCGGCCTGGGTACCGGAGCCCGATTCCAGGTTCATATGCGGTTCGGGGATGCCGAGCTGTTCAAAGAACGCGCCGCTCATGTTTCGGTCGTAGTGCTGACCTGTATGTATGAGCCGGTATTCAAGAAAGTGTTCAGATCCTTTCGCCTCTCCTGATTCTTTATTGGCTTTTTCGATAGCTTTAATGATCGGGGCTATTTTCATAAAGTTCGGCCTCGCCCCTGCGATGATATCTATCAGCATGTTATTCGTCAGTCAGTTTATATATTAGATTGACAACAAAATACCACATGATTCCGAGCGGTTAAAACGGATTTGTGTTAGAACTGATTAAGGTGTTGATCTAAGAGGTTTATTGTAATGAATATGTGTACGAATAATCAAATTGCATCATGCGTGCATTTGTATGTTGGGACAAGTATCTATCCACTCGTTCTTCCATAAACCGTGAAACAACTAATAACGATGGGTGTTTTAGTTATAATCAATACTCGCAGGACACGATAAGGTTAATCACTTGCATGCTTTTCCAATAATCCCCTCGAATTCATTACGGACGTTGTTCAAAATCGAGCCTCGGGGTTGAAAATATGATCCTCGCATAAACCGGCGCTTCGCACCGGGCTAATAAGATTCAACAATTCCGGTGTTACAACCAGGGCGCATGCACAAGGCTTCAAGCTAAGGAGTTGATAAAAGCGAAAACCTCCTTATTCCGAAAACTTCTTACATCACTCATGGCTCATCGTCCATCACATATCTTTCTCTCCGCCTGCAGATCATCCGGTGATCATCAGATTCCGGAGTGAAGCTACCGGAGGATCGGTTCGGGAACTCTATATAGTCTATAAATCAGGATCTATCCACTTGTAACGGCGGTGAACGCAGGGGTTTCGCAGAGGACGCGGTGAGTGGGTTACGGATTTATTTCACACAGCGAAAACAGCGCCTTCTCCGCGCTCCCGGCGGTTAACAAACCACTGAGTCCCATATATTGGCAATATCGGTTCTCAACCGAGAATCTTTTCTCTAAATCTGTAAGGAACTCAAGATTCCCCGTTCATACTAATAGCATGTGTTTAATCATAAGGGAGAGAAACAGTGATGCATGAAAATCAAATAGGGGATATTGTGATCCAATCCGCTTTATCCGTTCATAATCTGTTAGGCCCAGGGTTGCTTGAATCCACCTATCAGGCATGCCTGGATTACGAACTTAAACAGGCCGGTCTTGATGTGATTCGCGAGGCATCCCTGCCGGTGGTTTATAAGGATGTACACCTGCCGTGCGGATACAGAATTGATTTGTGGGTGAACCGAAAAGTAATCATTGAGATAAAAGCGGTGGATGCACTGAATGATATTCACCTTGCGCAGGTGCTCACGTACCTGAAGCTGACAGAGAACAAACTGGGGTATCTGCTAAATTTTAATGTCAAACTTCTCAAGCAAGGTATCCGGAGGGTGGTGAATGGGTTATAGGTATTTGCCAATTGGCTAAAATGTTGGCAACAATCAAAGTCTACCCGGTTTTACCGCAGCGTACGCTGAGTTGGCGCAGAGAGCGCTGCGTTCACTGCGCATTCTCCGCTTACGCCGCGGTTTATCCGGCACAATTCAGGTTTTCCAGTTTAAATGTCGTCCTGGGTAAAAATTCACACATATAACTACCTCATCTACCAACAAGACCGATCACCATTGCATCGAAGGCACACTCTTCTAATTTCATGTAACACCTCCCCTCCCCGCCTCTCCTTACATCGATGCAGAATCAAAATAGCAGTTCTGCATGCATTTATGTGTGTGTTTTTATTTAGCAATCAATCGAACGTGGGTAATTCGTTCTATTAAATTCAAATAACGGTTCGTCTAAGCGCGATCCGATACGGGAGGTCTCTCTATGCTTACCAATGTGGATGGTATTTCCAAAATTCTGATCTATATCCTATTGTTTCCCCTTTACTTTCAACAGGCGTTCCTGGAGTTTTCCTGGGCCGGTGGCGATACACTCGTTGTAATGACCCTCAAGCGG
This DNA window, taken from Rhodohalobacter mucosus, encodes the following:
- a CDS encoding GxxExxY protein, which codes for MHENQIGDIVIQSALSVHNLLGPGLLESTYQACLDYELKQAGLDVIREASLPVVYKDVHLPCGYRIDLWVNRKVIIEIKAVDALNDIHLAQVLTYLKLTENKLGYLLNFNVKLLKQGIRRVVNGL
- the wecB gene encoding non-hydrolyzing UDP-N-acetylglucosamine 2-epimerase, which produces MLIDIIAGARPNFMKIAPIIKAIEKANKESGEAKGSEHFLEYRLIHTGQHYDRNMSGAFFEQLGIPEPHMNLESGSGTQAEQTGRIMTRYEEVLMDRKSDLCMVVGDVTSTMACSITAKKMGVKIAHVEGGIRSRDWTMPEEINRVATDSITDFFFTTSEVANKNLRNEGVSDEQIFFVGNTMIDTLLGNLERLEKPGVVDEQNLSEGSYFVMTLHRPANVDEERKLKDLVENIVEGAEDEKIIFPVHPRTRKILDGLGISHPNLIYTDPLGYLQFIWLVKYSRAVITDSGGITEETTVMGIPCLTLRDNTERPETITQGTNELIGTNPDSVKPALQKLMSGSWKSGSIPEKWDGKAAERIVGHIQALMQNGSLKPHQPFVDEELMM